Below is a window of Flavobacterium cyclinae DNA.
ATCGAAATTATCGAATTGGAATCAGGCGAAATTCATAAAAACATTGCTACATGTACTGAGGTTTGGGCAGCTTTATCAGAATTAGGAGCCGACAGAAAAAGCATTATTATAAATTTAGGTGGTGGCGTTGTATCGGATTTGGGTGGATTTGTTGCGTGTACTTTTAAAAGAGGAATTGATTTTATTAATATTCCAACAACTTTACTATCCATGGTTGATGCATCAATAGGTGGAAAAAATGGTGTAGATTTAGGGAATTTAAAAAATCAAATCGGAATTATTCGTGAACCAAAAGCGGTACTAATTGATACCGAATTTTTGAGTACATTGTCACAAAAAGAGATGCGTTCTGGATTAGCTGAAATGCTAAAACATGGATTGATTTTTGATAAAAAGTATTGGGATAAATTTAAAAACCTAAATAACTTAAATACAGAAGATTTAAATGAATTAATTCATCAATCAATTGAAATAAAAAATACTATTGTTTGTGAAGATTTAACCGAAAATGGAATCCGAAAAGCATTAAATTTTGGTCATACTCTAGGTCACGGAATTGAAAGTTATTTTTTAGAAAATGAAAACAAAACTAACTTACTTCACGGTGAAGCAATTGCAGCAGGAATGATATTAGAAAGTTTTATTTCTAGAGAAAAAGGCCTAATTACTAACGAAGAATATCAAGAAATCAAGTATATAATCAACGATATTTTTGAACGAATTGAATTTGATGAAAATGATATCAATCAAATCATTGAATTATTGATATACGACAAAAAAAATGAATTTGGAAAAGTTCAATTTGCCTTACTTGATGGTATTGGTAAAATTAAAATAAATCAATTTGCAGATAATGATTTGATAATCAATGCATTTAAAGACTATATTTTATAATTATTTTTTTGAATTTTGTTTTAATAATAGCCATTTTATTTTTTAACTTTGCGCCAATGAAAGAAAACAACAATATAAATAACTACAACAGGATTCTTAACAATAGGAATGCTGATTTATCTATTATTGATCGTTTCTTTTTTTCGATTTATTGTTTTCATATAATTGATTTATTCGCATCTTCGAAAACATTTAGTGAAAAGCTATTGATTCGATTCGCAAATATTAGGGTTTGAAAATTAAGATTTATACAAGAAACATAAAGCTTTGTAAATTTTAATCTTAATTATTCAAAATGAACACTAAATATTACGACTTAATTAATCAGACTTTTTATTTTCCACAAGAAGAATTCACATTAAACAAAGACAATCTTCAATTTCATGGTATAGACTTAATGAAATTAGTGGAAGAATACGGAACACCTTTAAAATTCACCTATTTACCTAAGATTTCTCAAAATATCAATCGTGCTAAAATGTGGTTTAGAAATGCCATGGAAAAACACGATTATGATGCCAAATATTTTTATTGTTATTGCACTAAAAGTTCTCATTTTCAATTTATTTTAAATGAAGCCTTAAAAAACAATATTCACATTGAAACTTCTTCAGCTTTTGATATTAATATTGTAGAGAACTTAATGGAGCAAGGAAAAATCAATAAAAACACTTTTGTAGTTTGCAATGGTTTTAAAAGAGCTCAATACATTACTAATATTGCAAGATTAATCAACAATGGCCATAAAAATACCATTCCTGTTATAGATAACTTTGAAGAATTGGATTTATTACAAGAAGAAATTGATGGTAAATTCAAAATTGGTATTCGTATTGCTGCTGAGGAAGAACCAAAATTTGAATTCTATACCTCTCGTTTAGGTATTGGATATAAAGACATTGTTCCATTTTATAGAAAACAAATTCAAGACAATAAAAAAGTTGAGCTAAAAATGCTTCATTTCTTCATTAATGCAGGTATTCGCGACACAGCGTATTACTGGAACGAACTTTTAAAATGTATGAAAGTTTATATTGCATTAAAAAAAGAATGTCCTTCACTTGATAGTTTAAATATAGGTGGTGGATTCCCAATTAAAAACTCATTAGCTTTTGATTATGATTACCAATACATGGTTGATGAAATTTTAAACCAAATTAAAATTGCTTGTGATGATGCTGAAGTTGCGGTTCCACACATTTTTACAGAATTTGGATCGTTTACTGTTGGTGAATCTGGTGGTGCTTTATACCAAGTTTTATATCAAAAGAAACAAAATGATAGGGAAAATTGGAACATGATTGATTCCTCTTTTATTACCACCCTACCTGATACTTGGGCAATCAACAAACGATTTGTAATGATGGCGGTTAATCGCTGGAATGATACTTATGAAAGAGTGTTATTAGGCGGATTGACTTGTGATGGTGATGATTATTACAACTCGGAACAACACATGAATGCTGTTTATTTACCAAAATACAACAAAGAAAAGCCTTTATACATAGGATTCTTTAACACAGGTGCTTATCAAGAAACCATTGGAGGTTTTGGTGGATTGAGTCACTGTATATTACCACAACCCAAACACATATTAATCGATAAAGATAAAAACGGAATTATTGCAACAGAAGTTTTTTCTGAACAACAAAAAGCAGAAGACGTTTTAGAAATTTTAGGTTACAACAACAAAAAAGAACAATAAAATAAAATTATAATGAGCAAAGGACCAATTAGTCAGTTTATTGAAAAACATTATCTTCACTTTAACTCTGCTGCTTTAGTAGATGCTGCAAAAGGATATGAAGAACATTTATTAGACAACGGGAAAATGATGATAACTTTAGCTGGTGCAATGAGTACCGCTGAGTTAGGAAAATCATTAGCCGAAATGATTCGTCAAGATAAAGTACATATCATTTCTTGTACAGGAGCTAATTTAGAAGAAGATATCATGAACTTAGTTGCTCATAATTCTTACAAAAGAGTTCCAAATTATAGAGATTTATCACCTCAAGAAGAATGGGATTTATTAGAAAATCACTATAATCGTGTAACCGACACTTGTATTCCTGAAGAAGAAGCTTTTAGAAGATTACAACAACATTTATATGATATTTGGAACAATGCTGATTCTAAAGGAGAACGTTATTTTCCACACGAATTCATGTACCAAATGATTAATTCTGGAGTTTTAGAGCAATATTACGAAATTGACCCTAAAGATTCTTGGATGGTAGCTGCTGCTGAAAAAAACTTACCAATTGTTGTTCCAGGATGGGAAGATAGTACTATGGGTAACATCTTCGCTTCTTACTGCATTAAAGGTGAGTTCAAAGCTACAACTATGAAAAGTGGTGTAGAATATATGATGTGGTTAGCAGATTGGTACACAAAAAACTGTGAAGGAAAAGGAATTGGTTTCTTCCAAATTGGTGGAGGTATCGCAGGAGATTTCCCTATTTGTGTGGTTCCAATGTTGTATCAAGATATGGAAATGCACGATGTGCCATTCTGGAGCTATTTCTGTCAAATTTCAGATTCTACAACTAGCTACGGATCTTATTCTGGAGCTGTTCCAAACGAGAAAATTACTTGGGGAAAATTAGACATTACAACACCAAAATTCATTGTTGAGTCTGACGCTACGATAGTTGCACCCTTAATGTTTGCTTACGTTTTAGGCTGGTAAAATTTTTAAAAAAATATTAAATTTTACTTGAAAATATAAGTTAAGGATATTACATTTGACGAAAATACAAGATTAAAACCTACCCAATGAAAAGAGTTATTGTTGATTACGCTAAATTAACAAATGAAATCTTAACCTTATTAGTTGAGAAATTTCCTGATGGATATGATGATTCGGATGTTATTCGATTCAAAAATGCTAAGAATGAAACTGTTGAAGCTGTAGAAGTTCGTACAGAAGATACTATATACTTAGTAAAAGTAAGTACTAAACTTGCTGATAGAATTGAAAATTATGACGAAGATGACATTATTGAAGACGATGTTGTAGTAGTTCCAGATGAGAAAATCGCAGGTCTTAAAGACCTAGATATTGATGAGGACGACGATGAAGACGATGATATCTCAAATGATTCAGATGATATTGAAGATGCTGAAGACGATGAAGATGACGAAGATTAAATAATAAAAGGGATTCAATTAATTTGAATCCCTTTTCATTTTATAAATATCGTTCTAAAATAATATTTTTATGATGTAATTCATGCCCCAACATGATATAACCAATTGCTCTAACCGAAACATTATGATTTGAAGCCGTACCTAAACGAAGTAAATCTTCCATTGAAAAAGTTTCAAACAAACTAATGGTTGCATTTCTAACGATTTCATATTCTGCCAACAAACTTTCATACTCACGATCATTAGCATTTGCTGAAATAACATAATCATTTTCTTCAAATCCAGGTAAAGCCGTATTGTCATTTCTTGCAATTCGCAAAGCTCTATAAGCGAAAATTCGTTCAGCATCTATTAAATGTAATATAATATCTTTTACTGTCCACTTCCCTTCTGCATATTGAAATTCATGTTTAAAAACCGGAATTGATTTAAAAAAATGCAACATTTCTACTTTTTGCAAATTCAATCCTTTTACAATATCTTGCTCAGAAACAAGTTTTATATAGTTTGCATAATAAGGCGCAAATTCATTAGTATCTAATATATTCATAACGTATAAATGAGTTGTCCTAAAAAAGGTTGACTCGTTAATAATCCAAATATAGTTAAATCGTAACAGAATTAATTCTGTTACGATTTATTTTTTTCCATTGTTTTAAATGTATTATTTTTTGTTGATGTGCTTGGTTTGGAGTTATCATATTAATTGACATATGTATTCTAAAATTGTTGTATAAAGTTATGGCCTGTGTAACTTGTTTGTTTAAATTTTGATAGTTTTCAAATATTTCATGTAAACCAAATTCTTCTTTTAAAATTCCATTTACTCTTTCTGCCACTGCATTTTCATATGGGTCGTATTCTTGCGTCATACTAATTAAAATATTGTTTTTCTTTAACAATTCGGTATACTCTTTACTACAGTATTGTAAACCTCTATCAGAATGGTGAATGAGTTGATTTTTTGTTTTCCTCTTAATCAAAGCCATTTCTAAAGCTTTTACAGTAGTTGAGCTCATTAAATTATCTGACAATTGATATCCTACAATTTTCTTGGAACACGCATCAGTGAGTAAATGCAAATAATATGTTTTC
It encodes the following:
- a CDS encoding arginine decarboxylase: MNTKYYDLINQTFYFPQEEFTLNKDNLQFHGIDLMKLVEEYGTPLKFTYLPKISQNINRAKMWFRNAMEKHDYDAKYFYCYCTKSSHFQFILNEALKNNIHIETSSAFDINIVENLMEQGKINKNTFVVCNGFKRAQYITNIARLINNGHKNTIPVIDNFEELDLLQEEIDGKFKIGIRIAAEEEPKFEFYTSRLGIGYKDIVPFYRKQIQDNKKVELKMLHFFINAGIRDTAYYWNELLKCMKVYIALKKECPSLDSLNIGGGFPIKNSLAFDYDYQYMVDEILNQIKIACDDAEVAVPHIFTEFGSFTVGESGGALYQVLYQKKQNDRENWNMIDSSFITTLPDTWAINKRFVMMAVNRWNDTYERVLLGGLTCDGDDYYNSEQHMNAVYLPKYNKEKPLYIGFFNTGAYQETIGGFGGLSHCILPQPKHILIDKDKNGIIATEVFSEQQKAEDVLEILGYNNKKEQ
- a CDS encoding DinB family protein — its product is MNILDTNEFAPYYANYIKLVSEQDIVKGLNLQKVEMLHFFKSIPVFKHEFQYAEGKWTVKDIILHLIDAERIFAYRALRIARNDNTALPGFEENDYVISANANDREYESLLAEYEIVRNATISLFETFSMEDLLRLGTASNHNVSVRAIGYIMLGHELHHKNIILERYL
- the aroB gene encoding 3-dehydroquinate synthase, whose translation is MQTIQATNYSVFFNETGYEKLASYLVPTHYSKIFILVDDNTSQYCLPHLLNNLATEVEIEIIELESGEIHKNIATCTEVWAALSELGADRKSIIINLGGGVVSDLGGFVACTFKRGIDFINIPTTLLSMVDASIGGKNGVDLGNLKNQIGIIREPKAVLIDTEFLSTLSQKEMRSGLAEMLKHGLIFDKKYWDKFKNLNNLNTEDLNELIHQSIEIKNTIVCEDLTENGIRKALNFGHTLGHGIESYFLENENKTNLLHGEAIAAGMILESFISREKGLITNEEYQEIKYIINDIFERIEFDENDINQIIELLIYDKKNEFGKVQFALLDGIGKIKINQFADNDLIINAFKDYIL
- a CDS encoding DNA primase, whose protein sequence is MKRVIVDYAKLTNEILTLLVEKFPDGYDDSDVIRFKNAKNETVEAVEVRTEDTIYLVKVSTKLADRIENYDEDDIIEDDVVVVPDEKIAGLKDLDIDEDDDEDDDISNDSDDIEDAEDDEDDED
- a CDS encoding deoxyhypusine synthase family protein; its protein translation is MSKGPISQFIEKHYLHFNSAALVDAAKGYEEHLLDNGKMMITLAGAMSTAELGKSLAEMIRQDKVHIISCTGANLEEDIMNLVAHNSYKRVPNYRDLSPQEEWDLLENHYNRVTDTCIPEEEAFRRLQQHLYDIWNNADSKGERYFPHEFMYQMINSGVLEQYYEIDPKDSWMVAAAEKNLPIVVPGWEDSTMGNIFASYCIKGEFKATTMKSGVEYMMWLADWYTKNCEGKGIGFFQIGGGIAGDFPICVVPMLYQDMEMHDVPFWSYFCQISDSTTSYGSYSGAVPNEKITWGKLDITTPKFIVESDATIVAPLMFAYVLGW